TAGAGTTCAAAGTATTTTAAAAAATAAACCATTTTCCAAAAATATACTGGATATTGTAAAAGATAAAGAACAGTTTGCTGTTGAAAATTCGGACGCAGTACTCGCTGTTTCAGAAGAGGATGTAAAAAAATTTTCGGAATATTATGGCATTTCAAAATCTAAACTTCATGTTGCCCCAAATGGAGTAAATACTAAAAAAATAAAACCTACTGATTACGACGAAAAGGAAAATTTAAAGTCAAAATATGGTTTCAAAAACAAAACAATTGTTTTATTTACTGGTTCGGAATATTATCCCAATATTGAAGCTGTTAGTCATATCATAAACTTTTCTAAATCTTTAAAAAATGAAAATATATTAATTTTAATCGTTGGTTCTTGCGGTAACCAATTTTCACACAAAAAATACAACAATATAATATTTACAGGAATCGTTGATAAAATTGAAGATTATTTAAAAATTGCAGACATAGCACTAAATCCGATACTTTCGGGCGGAGGAAGTAATATAAAACTTTTTGAATATATGGCTGCAGGACTTCCGATAGTTACCACCTATTTTGGAGCGAGAGGATCTAATTTAAAAAATAATGTCGATGCGATCATATCAGATATAGCAGATTTTTCGAAAAATATTGAATTGATTGCAGATAATGAAGATTTTGCATTAAATATTGGAAAAAATGCTCGTAATCTTGCTGTTGAAAAATATAGTTGGGATTCAGTTGCAAAAAAAATAGATAATGTTATTAATAAATTATGTTAAATAACCAATAATACCGGGCGATACCAGATATGAAAATATTAAATCCATTTAAATTACAAAATTGGGAATATAAAAAATTTTTAATTTTGATTATGGGGCTCCAAATTTCATTTTTAGGGATCTTGGGCCTTAATTCACTAGGTACGGAAACCTCAATAGTGCGGCCACTTTTAGGATTTATATACCTGGCATTTATTCCAGGCTATATCTTACTAAGAATTTTTCAGATGCAAAATATTGAATCATTTAAATCTATTATATATGCGACAGGACTAAGCATTTTTTTTGATATGCTGATTGGACTGTTGATAAATATACTTTATCCTATTTACGGCATTACAAATGTCCCATTTTCGGAATTTTCAGTATTGCTGAGTATTTTTCTATTTACAAATATCTTACTTTGTTTATCCTCATTAATATCAAGATTTGCACCTGAAAAACCACCCTACTTGGAAATTTACGACTTAAGAATCCCATTATTGTGCAGTATTCTCCCAATTATATCATATATCGGATCATATCTTTCAAATTACTTCGAAAATAACTTATTACTTCTCTTGTTAATAATAGGGATCTTGGCAATTATCTCGAAATTATCACTTTTAAAAAATATAAAAAATGGAAATGAAATTCTCCTTTTTTCGATTGCATTATCACTTTTAATGATGACCAGCCTTTCAGGGGGCGAATATATAAGGATTTACGATGGGGAAGGGATAGTCCCCAATGTAGTAATAGAAAAAGAACTTTTTGATTTTGATCATAATAATAACTGTTATTCAGTACTTGGAAATGGAATACTTACACCCATGTTAATAAACTTTTTATCTGTAGACATTGTAGTGATATATAAATATTTCTTCATATTTTTATTGTCCCTAATTCCTGTTTCGATATATTATATGATAAAATCTCTAGAAATTTTTAAAAATAGCCGTGAAATATTTTTTTCTGCATTTTTATTCATGACTTTATCCCCCTTCTTAAACACTATGCCTTTTTTAAAAAAACAGGGGCTTGCAATGTTTTTTTTGGCTTTGTTTTTCTTAACATTTTTTGAGAATAAAATTTTAATAAAAAATAAGATAATTCTAACATGTATTTTTTTAATATCAATTATCTGGAGTCACTATGGAGTAGCTGCATTAACTTTGGGAATTATATTAATTTCAACATTGCCTATTCTGATTATTGGATTAATTTATAAAGATAATAATCCCAAATTATTATTAAAATTACTTATAATCTATTTAGTAATCTTCTTTACATGGTATCCTAACGTATCCCAAGGTTCTTTGATTAAATCTTTATTTGATATCAGTTCGGGAATATATTTGACCATTACTGAATCTTTAAATATAGAAAATTCAAGAGGATATACAACTTTAACAACATTTAGTTCCCCCTTATATGCATTATTCAAATTATTGAACATTTCAATATTGTTATTAACATTTGTAGGATACTTTTGGGCACTTTTTGATTTTATTAAAGAAACCAGTAAAAAATTCAATAAAAAATTTTTACAGTATTTGGTATTTTCTTCAAATTATTTATTCATCCTGATGGCCACCATGATCCCAGGATTTGCAATAATGAACGTTTCGAGACTAACTGCAATGGCATATATATTGTTAGCCCCATATCTGATTTATTTGTCTACCAAAATCAGTAATATAAAAATATTTAAAAACAGGCCCCATATTGGAAAAAATATATTTTTCACGATTTTATCAATTAATCTATTAATTTCTTCAGGATTTATTGGAGAAATAGTAAAACAAGAACCTCTGCAAGTATCGTTGAGTAAAGAAACAATTAAAAATTCTAATTCGATCAGCACCTTGGGTAAATATTACTATTCCATAACACATCCACAGGACGTTTTCGGAACCAAATGGATTGCAAAACATAGGACCAAAGGTAACGATATTCACCTAACATTGGGATTTTTAGATACCCTCGGTGTATTCCAACCATACGCCAATATAGAATGGAATTCATTAACCCCGATTAAAAAAGGGAATTACATAGATTTAGATGGATATTTATTTTTATATTCTGCAAACACAAAATCGAATGTTGGTGTCGATAGAGACATTTATGGGAATACCGTAATATGGTATAATTCCTCAGGTTTAAAAGACGTTGTTATGGAAAATAATAAAATTTATGACAATTCGGGCAGTCAAATTTATTTGAATTAAATTTTAAGGCCATCATAAATGCCTTTAAAATAGTATTTAATTAAACCCAGTTCATTCCTCATACCCAATCTAAATAACCGCCCAAATAATCTAAATGTAAGTAAATATATTAAACAATATATCTTTGAACCATGATTTTTTTTGACAAAATATAAATTATTCCTAGTAATCATATATATTAAAAAAGGAGAATACTCCCCAGAACTGGCAGAAACTTTATGTCTTACCTTAGATTTACATGCACACAATAATTTATAGCCCAACTTTTTACATCTAGCAGATAAATCCGCATCTTCAAAATAACAAAAATAATCTTTGTCAAAACCTTTTAATTTATGCAATATATCTTTTTTAATTAACAAAGAACATCCTGTAATAAATCCACATTCTAAATTATCCCCTAACCCGCCAATATCTTCTTTTCTAAACTTATTATGCCATACAAATCCAGTTTTCAAATTCATTCCGCCTCCACCGAGTGCCCATATAACATTATCCTTGCCTTCGTAATCATAATAATATATTTTACTGCCCACCATACCAACATTGGTACTTTTTGCAGTTTTTACCATTTCTGTTAAGAAATCTTTATCTACAACTGTATCATTGTTTAAAAATAAGACATATTCTGAATTTAAATTATTTATTACGAAATCAATCCCTACATTATTACCCCCTGCAAATCCATAATTTTCATTATTTTTGATGAGGATTAGTTTTTTATTTGAAAGTTGTTTCATAAACTCCTCTTTTTTCTGGAAATTATTTTTTAGGGCATCTTTTTCTGAAATTTCCCAGATTTCTATTGGATTAGTTTGTTGGACATTTTTGAAAAATTTAGAATGTACCTCAATTTCCCCTCCGCAGTACTCTTTTATTTTTTCTATTGATTCGTCTTCTGAACCATTATCTATTAAAACCACATTATAATCAGGATATTCTATTCTGTAAAGGGAATCCAAACACTCTAGGGTATCTTCCCATCCATTCCAATTAAGAATTATTATCGATACTTGAGAATTCATTTTTTCGCCACTAACATCTTTTTAAATATATCTATATCAGTATTGTCAAAAACCCGGAATATGATGCCAAATGCATAACATAACATAAATGCGAACAAAGCCAATCCAGATATCTGAAATTTATTAATTGCCAACACATATGCAAACACTGAAAATATTGTTATATATATTAGATTCAAAAACCAGCCATAATCTTTTATTTTTTCATTTAGATGATTTTTCAGATATAAAAACATTGCTAAAAATCCCAAAAATTCTGTCATTAACGTCGTCATGCTTGCTCCGACGTATCCGTATGTAGGTATTATCATAAAGTTCAATACTATATTTAAAATTGCACTAAATGCAGTTATTTTTGTATAAATTAGAGGTTTATTTATTGAATTTAATGTGTATAACGTTGAATGGGCTAAAAAAGAAAATGCAGTTGCCCAAATGAGTATTTTTAATGCTATTGCTGAACCCATAAATTCATTGCCGTAAATTAAGGAAATAATATTTTCTGAAAATAAAGTAGTCAAACTACCCATAAAAACACCCAATATTGCAAAATACTTTAACGAACGCCCATAAATAAGTTTTACAGCACCAGAATCCCTATATTTTTTTGACAATATTGGATACATTGTTGAAAAATAAACTGAAGGAATAAACAACAGCACATAAACAAGTCGGTATGCAGCACTATATAATCCAACAGAAGATTCGTCGATAAAATAAGAAATCATTATAGAATCCATCCAAAAATAAATCGTAACAAATATCCCACTAAGTGCAAAAGGCCATGCGTTTTTTAAAAAGTCTTTCCAAAATGAAAAATCGGCAAAAAAATTAATTTTTGTAAAATTTAAATTAGTTATTACCATATTGTATATGAAAACAAAAATGTTTGAAAATAGGTAGGCATATGCGAAATAATACATCGGTGCATTACAATATACTCCAACCATTGTGGATAGGAATATTAAAAAACTATTTATTAATCCACCAACTCCAAAATATGCCATTTTTTCGTGTGCTTGGTATATTGAATAAAAAATATTATTATACGCCGAAAAAATAGTGTAAATAAATAATATGTATATGACATAGGTTGTTTCTTTAGGATACCCCATTATATTTGTCATACCTAATATTAATAAAAAGGTAAAAATTGATAAAATAAGTTTGATGGCGATGCTATTTCCCAAATATTTTTCAGTTAAAGATGTATCTCTTGCAACTTCACGGATCGTTAAAGAATATGTACCCATATCTAAAAAAACACTAAACATTCCGGTAAGAGCTAAAGCAAAAGATATAATCCCAAAACTTTCGGTGCCCAGATATCGAGCCATATATATCGTGTATAAAAATCCAAATGTCTTTGAGATAACATTTGAAAAAAATAGTATTTTTGTATTTCTAAATATTCTTTTTACAAGCGTCATTTTATCAGTTTAATATTGGTAGTCTCAACTGCAGATTATACTATAATCTCCAATAGTTAAATTTACCATTTACTTCTTTTTTATCGAATACTCCCTTTATATCAATAAATACCGGATTATCTATTCCCCCAGTATAAAATTCATTCATTTTATCGATATTTATTTTCAAATATTCTTTGTGAGGCACTGCAAAAATTATGGCATCCACATTAGTTACGTCATCCAAATTAGTCAATTCTATTGAATACTCCCTTTTTGCTTCTTCAAAATCTGCTAAAGGATCCACAACCAAAATTTCTAATCCATATTCGTTTAATTCGTGGATTAAATCTGCAACTTTGCTATTTCTCAGATCTGGAACATTTTCTTTAAACGTTAAACCCAAAACCAGAACTTTTGCACCTTTTATTCTAACGCCTGATTCTATCATTTTTTTAACAGTTTTTTCTGCAATAAATTTACTCATTCTATCGTTAATTCGCCTTCCCGAAAGTATCAATTGCGAGGTGTGACCCACTTCTTCAGATTTATATGTTAGATAATAGGGATCTACACCGATACAGTGGCCGCCAACAAGTCCCGGTTGGAAGTTTAAAAAATTCCATTTTGTTCCTGCGGCCTCTAGAACCTCTTTCGTATCGATCCCCATTTTATCAAATATCATTGAAAGTTCGTTTACAAAAGCAATATTTACATCTCTTTGAGCATTTTCAATTACTTTTGCAGCTTCTGCAACTTTTATCGATGTTGCCCGATGTACTCCTGCATCGATAATACTTCTATAAACATCTGCAACTACGTTCAAACAGTCTTCATCCTGGCCTGCAACAATTTTTACTATGGTTTCCAAAGTATTTTTTCGATCCCCCGGATTTATCCTTTCAGGAGAATAACCAACTTTAAAATCACGTCCACATATCAATCCAGATTCTTTTTCAAGTATCGGTACACATATCTCTTCAGTAACTCCAGGATAAACCGTTGATTCATAAACTACAATAGAACCTTTTGTAAGATTCCTACCCAAAATCGTGCTTGCGCCCTCGATAGGGGTCAAGTTTGGAATATTATTTTTACCCACAGGAGTTGGAACTGCCACAATATGGAATTTAGCATCTTTCAAATCAGACTCATTTGACGTGAATTTTATATTTTTTAAATTAGATAGTTTCTCATTTCCCACTTCATTTGTAAGATCTATTCCTTCCAAATATTTCTTTATTTTTTCAGAATTAACATCAAAACCTATTACATTAATTCCTTTTTCAGCAAATGCCACTGCTAGGGGAAGCCCCACATATCCAAGGCCAGTTATTGAGATTTTTTTTTGATTTGACAATAATTCTTGAATCATTGTACACCCCTTAAATTGCTAATTAAACTAGTATCTTTAGGACGTTTTGCAACCCAATTAAGTTCAGAACTTTTAACTGGACTTATTAATTTACTATTTAAATTATAATCTTCTGAAATTTTTAATGCAAATTCATATCTACTTAATTTTTCAGATCCTCCAAAATGGAGTATACCCGATAAATCGTTTTGCTGAATTTTTATCATAATCTCTGATAAATTGTTCAAATTTGTTGAGGTATTGTACTGGTCTGTAATAACATTTATTGGTTTTTCATATTTTAAATTTTCTAAAACCCATGTGAAAAAGTTTAATTTTACTGGACTAAATCCATAAGGAGTAGATATTCTAACTATTGACTTATTTTCATAGTCCATTTCATTTAAAATCCGTTCTCCCTCAGCTTTTGTAAATCCGTAGTAGTTTATCGGATTTATGACATCTGTTTCAACATAATTTCCATCCTCACCATCAAAAACGTAGTCTGTTGAAATATGGCATAATGTTGAACCGGTACTTTTACATGCTTTTCCGATATATCCTACGGAAATTGCATTGGCCTTATAAGCTAATTCCTTTTCTTTTTCGCAAAAATCCACATTGGTCATTGCAGCAGTATTTATCACAAAATCTGGATTTATATCCTGTATTACTTTCTGAACTTTTTGTTCATTTGTAACATCCACTAGGCGTTTATCTAAAACCCCCTTGAAAAATCCGCTTTCACTTCTTGAAGCTATTGAAATTTTATACTCTCCTGTTTCAAAATATTTCTTAACAATTTCATAGCCAACCATTCCAAGACCGATTACTAGAACTTTTTCCAAAATAACACCTAATATCTACCTAAATACCAATTTATCGTGAATTTTAATGCTTTTTCGAACCCCCATTTTGGAGTCCAACCTAAATCTCTCATTTTAGTAGAGTCTAATGCATACCTTCGATCATGCCCTGGCCTATCAGTTACAAATTCAATCAAACTTTCAGGTTTATCTAATTCGTTTAATATAAATTTCACAATTTCCAAATTCGTTTTTTCGTAGCCTGAACCAATATTATAAACTTCACCATAATTTCCTTTATTGAATACAGTATCTATTCCCGTGCAGTGATCTTCAACATATATCCAATCACGAACATTTAATCCGTCGCCATATATTGGCAATTTTTCATTCCGGATTGCTTTTTTAATTAATACAGGAATTAATTTTTCAGGATATTGGTATGGGCCAAAATTATTTCCGCAATGTGTTATAAATGTGTTTAATCCATAGGTCTTATGGTACGCATTTACGAGAAGATCACTTCCTGCTTTTGTTGCGGAATATGGTGAAGATGGGTCTAATCTATCCTCTTCTTTGAAAAATCCGTTTTCAGTTGAACCATATACCTCATCTGTTGAAACGTGCAAGAATTTATCAATTCCAAATTTTCTAGCATATTCTAACAAAGTATATGTTCCAAAAATATTTGTTTTAACAAAATTTTCAGGATTTTTTATTGAATTATCAACGTGACTTTCTGCAGCAAAATGAATTATTGAATCAACATCTTTCATTGCTTTTGAAACATCTTCTTCTGAACAAATGTCTCCCTGAATAAATTCTATCTTTCCTGAAATATCGGATAAATTCTCAAGATTTCCCGCATAAGTTAATTTATCCAACACCATTATTTCATAATCATAGTTTTGAACCATGTATCTAACAAAGTTACAACCTATAAATCCTGCACCGCCAGTAACTAAAATTTTCATTAAAACACCTACTCATTAGATATTCTTTCAAGATATTTGCCGTATTCCGTTTTTAATAGTGGTTTTGCTAGTTTTAAAAGCTGTTTCTTTGAAATCCATTTGTTTTTATATGCAATTTCTTCGATACAACCAACCATTAAGCTCATCCTTTTTTCTATTGCGTGAATATAATTACTTGCATCTAAAAAGCTTTCATGAGTTCCTGCATCGAACCAAGCAATTCCTCGGGGAAACAGTTCAACATCTAATTTATTTTTATCAAGATAAACATTGTTAACATCAGTTATCTCAAGTTCGCCCCTACCTGAAGGTTTAATTGATTTTGAGATATTTATCACGTCATTATCATAATAATAAAGACCTATTACGGCATAATTCGATGGCGGATTTTCTGGCTTTTCTATAACTTTTGTGACTTTTTTATTTTTATCAAACTCTAAAACACCATATCTATGTGGATCATTTACATATTGTCCAAAAACAATTGCTCCACCATTATTTTCAATATTTTCATAAGATTTTTCCAAAATTCCCGTTAAACCACTGCCATAAACAATATTATCTCCTAAAATCAGACAAACGCTATCATCACCAATAAATTCTTCCCCAATAATAAATGCCTCTGCAAGACCTTTGGGTTCCGCCTGTCCAGCATATGAAATATTGATTCCCAATTGATCCCCGTTTCCAAATAATTTTTCATAGGCTGGTAACGCCTCGGGAGTTGAAATTATTAAAACTTCTTTAATTTTACTGAGCATTAAAACAGAAAGGGAATAATAAATCATTGGTTTATTAAATAAAGGCATTAAATGTTTATTGCCTGCATAAGTCATTGGATAAAGCCTTGTTCCTGAACCGCCAGCTAAAATAATTCCTTTCATTATTCTTCACCATACCTGAAATTTACATTTGAATCTACCAAATTTGGTAACAAAGAATCTTTTTCTGAAATTATTGGATCCACTACTGGCCAATCAATTCCAATTGTTTCATCATTCCAAAGTATTCCTGCATCGCATCCTGGAACGTATTCTTCAGTGCATTTGTAAATTATTTCTGCTTCTGAACTTAAAACACAAAAACCGTGTGCGAATCCATTTGGAATATATAACATTTTTTTGTTTTCTTCTGAAAGAATTTCCCCAACCCATTTTCCATATTTTGGAGAATTTCTTCGTAAATCAACTGCAACGTCAAAAATTTCGCCTTTTATACACCGTACAAGTTTTCCCTGCGCTTTAGGATCATTCTGAAAATGTAGGCCCCTTAAAACCCCATATTTTGATTTTGAATGATTATCTTGAACAAAATTTTCAGTTATGCCTGCATCAAAAAAGTCGCTGAATTTATACGTTTCTAGAAAAAATCCTCTTTCGTCAGGAAAAACTTTTGGTTCAATTAAAATTACTTCGGGAATTTTTAAATTTTTAAATATAAATGGCAATATTTCACCAGAAATTTTTTAGATAGATATATCGTATAACCATTTATATTGTTGACGATTAGAGTATAAAAAAAGTAAAAAATTAAATTCTACTAAATATTGCATTGATAATTATTTTAACTGCATTTAAAACGCTTTTAATGGTATCAATGAATGAATCTTTTTCTTCAGTCGTGGTTTCAGTTACCTTAACTGCATAATACCCCGATTTTGTCACGTCTAACTTTAAAGTATTATCCTCTACATTATAAGGTACATTAATCCATCCCTTTTTCGAATCATAATATATAACTTTTAAATTACCTGAAACATCAGATAATTCGATTTCTAAACTTAATGGATCGCTAAACTCTGTATTTTCAGGATATATTACATAAGAAAGCGCAGTTTCAGGGATTTGAATTTCTTCTATTTTTATATCCCCATTTGTACTTATTTCAGTACCATCATTTACAGTAAGAAGTGCATTTCCTGCGTTCAATATCATTGTACCCTGAACAATGTTTAATTCGACATTTTCTTCAGAAATGGTGCTTTCAGAACATCCTGAAGTTTCAGTTGATTCTTGTACATTTGAAACTTCTGAAGTTTCAGAGGAAATCTCTTCCGAAGGCTTTGAATATGTCAGATATAATATTTTTATATTTTTATTGTCGTATTCATCTTCTGAAACTAATTTTAATTCGTTTTTACCATTCAAAAGTTCAAAAGATCCAGTATAATGATCCCCAGCATTCTCGTAATCCAACTCATTGTTATTCAAATATATAAAAAATTCAAATTCTGAATCATCTGTTACATCAACATCGAAATCTAACGATTTTGTAGAATATTCTGAATTTGAAGGCGCAAGAACCTTTATCACAGGTGGGCTTTTATCCTCGGTGGTCGTATTTGTTGTAGTTGTATTATCCGTATTAGTTGTAGCAGACGTAACTACTGGTGCAGGCGTTGAACCGGTAATCGTTACTTCTTTTGAAACTCCGCCAATATTCAAATAAATCGTCGTACCTTCATCAATTGCATCAGTATTGTAATGATATTCAAAATCCCCATTTTCATCTGCATTAATTACTGTAGAAGCATAAATTTTAAGAATAACGGGCTTTGAATC
This Methanococcus maripaludis C5 DNA region includes the following protein-coding sequences:
- a CDS encoding glycosyltransferase, translating into MKILDVAPWGIYPPKYGGPNRINNINLELAKLGHEILLFSQGLGNNEKNIKNFRSWTTKIDKNYSEFRYVNLLELGVRALMHYPLKTPPIFSGSFLKIFSPKILSKSIDNSDLIIVEKPWQFEHVFKKNNQDKPIIIDTIDVEYFRVQSILKNKPFSKNILDIVKDKEQFAVENSDAVLAVSEEDVKKFSEYYGISKSKLHVAPNGVNTKKIKPTDYDEKENLKSKYGFKNKTIVLFTGSEYYPNIEAVSHIINFSKSLKNENILILIVGSCGNQFSHKKYNNIIFTGIVDKIEDYLKIADIALNPILSGGGSNIKLFEYMAAGLPIVTTYFGARGSNLKNNVDAIISDIADFSKNIELIADNEDFALNIGKNARNLAVEKYSWDSVAKKIDNVINKLC
- a CDS encoding DUF2206 domain-containing protein; translation: MKILNPFKLQNWEYKKFLILIMGLQISFLGILGLNSLGTETSIVRPLLGFIYLAFIPGYILLRIFQMQNIESFKSIIYATGLSIFFDMLIGLLINILYPIYGITNVPFSEFSVLLSIFLFTNILLCLSSLISRFAPEKPPYLEIYDLRIPLLCSILPIISYIGSYLSNYFENNLLLLLLIIGILAIISKLSLLKNIKNGNEILLFSIALSLLMMTSLSGGEYIRIYDGEGIVPNVVIEKELFDFDHNNNCYSVLGNGILTPMLINFLSVDIVVIYKYFFIFLLSLIPVSIYYMIKSLEIFKNSREIFFSAFLFMTLSPFLNTMPFLKKQGLAMFFLALFFLTFFENKILIKNKIILTCIFLISIIWSHYGVAALTLGIILISTLPILIIGLIYKDNNPKLLLKLLIIYLVIFFTWYPNVSQGSLIKSLFDISSGIYLTITESLNIENSRGYTTLTTFSSPLYALFKLLNISILLLTFVGYFWALFDFIKETSKKFNKKFLQYLVFSSNYLFILMATMIPGFAIMNVSRLTAMAYILLAPYLIYLSTKISNIKIFKNRPHIGKNIFFTILSINLLISSGFIGEIVKQEPLQVSLSKETIKNSNSISTLGKYYYSITHPQDVFGTKWIAKHRTKGNDIHLTLGFLDTLGVFQPYANIEWNSLTPIKKGNYIDLDGYLFLYSANTKSNVGVDRDIYGNTVIWYNSSGLKDVVMENNKIYDNSGSQIYLN
- a CDS encoding glycosyltransferase family 2 protein, encoding MNSQVSIIILNWNGWEDTLECLDSLYRIEYPDYNVVLIDNGSEDESIEKIKEYCGGEIEVHSKFFKNVQQTNPIEIWEISEKDALKNNFQKKEEFMKQLSNKKLILIKNNENYGFAGGNNVGIDFVINNLNSEYVLFLNNDTVVDKDFLTEMVKTAKSTNVGMVGSKIYYYDYEGKDNVIWALGGGGMNLKTGFVWHNKFRKEDIGGLGDNLECGFITGCSLLIKKDILHKLKGFDKDYFCYFEDADLSARCKKLGYKLLCACKSKVRHKVSASSGEYSPFLIYMITRNNLYFVKKNHGSKIYCLIYLLTFRLFGRLFRLGMRNELGLIKYYFKGIYDGLKI
- a CDS encoding flippase, whose translation is MTLVKRIFRNTKILFFSNVISKTFGFLYTIYMARYLGTESFGIISFALALTGMFSVFLDMGTYSLTIREVARDTSLTEKYLGNSIAIKLILSIFTFLLILGMTNIMGYPKETTYVIYILFIYTIFSAYNNIFYSIYQAHEKMAYFGVGGLINSFLIFLSTMVGVYCNAPMYYFAYAYLFSNIFVFIYNMVITNLNFTKINFFADFSFWKDFLKNAWPFALSGIFVTIYFWMDSIMISYFIDESSVGLYSAAYRLVYVLLFIPSVYFSTMYPILSKKYRDSGAVKLIYGRSLKYFAILGVFMGSLTTLFSENIISLIYGNEFMGSAIALKILIWATAFSFLAHSTLYTLNSINKPLIYTKITAFSAILNIVLNFMIIPTYGYVGASMTTLMTEFLGFLAMFLYLKNHLNEKIKDYGWFLNLIYITIFSVFAYVLAINKFQISGLALFAFMLCYAFGIIFRVFDNTDIDIFKKMLVAKK
- a CDS encoding nucleotide sugar dehydrogenase, with protein sequence MIQELLSNQKKISITGLGYVGLPLAVAFAEKGINVIGFDVNSEKIKKYLEGIDLTNEVGNEKLSNLKNIKFTSNESDLKDAKFHIVAVPTPVGKNNIPNLTPIEGASTILGRNLTKGSIVVYESTVYPGVTEEICVPILEKESGLICGRDFKVGYSPERINPGDRKNTLETIVKIVAGQDEDCLNVVADVYRSIIDAGVHRATSIKVAEAAKVIENAQRDVNIAFVNELSMIFDKMGIDTKEVLEAAGTKWNFLNFQPGLVGGHCIGVDPYYLTYKSEEVGHTSQLILSGRRINDRMSKFIAEKTVKKMIESGVRIKGAKVLVLGLTFKENVPDLRNSKVADLIHELNEYGLEILVVDPLADFEEAKREYSIELTNLDDVTNVDAIIFAVPHKEYLKINIDKMNEFYTGGIDNPVFIDIKGVFDKKEVNGKFNYWRL
- a CDS encoding SDR family oxidoreductase — its product is MEKVLVIGLGMVGYEIVKKYFETGEYKISIASRSESGFFKGVLDKRLVDVTNEQKVQKVIQDINPDFVINTAAMTNVDFCEKEKELAYKANAISVGYIGKACKSTGSTLCHISTDYVFDGEDGNYVETDVINPINYYGFTKAEGERILNEMDYENKSIVRISTPYGFSPVKLNFFTWVLENLKYEKPINVITDQYNTSTNLNNLSEIMIKIQQNDLSGILHFGGSEKLSRYEFALKISEDYNLNSKLISPVKSSELNWVAKRPKDTSLISNLRGVQ
- the rfbB gene encoding dTDP-glucose 4,6-dehydratase — protein: MKILVTGGAGFIGCNFVRYMVQNYDYEIMVLDKLTYAGNLENLSDISGKIEFIQGDICSEEDVSKAMKDVDSIIHFAAESHVDNSIKNPENFVKTNIFGTYTLLEYARKFGIDKFLHVSTDEVYGSTENGFFKEEDRLDPSSPYSATKAGSDLLVNAYHKTYGLNTFITHCGNNFGPYQYPEKLIPVLIKKAIRNEKLPIYGDGLNVRDWIYVEDHCTGIDTVFNKGNYGEVYNIGSGYEKTNLEIVKFILNELDKPESLIEFVTDRPGHDRRYALDSTKMRDLGWTPKWGFEKALKFTINWYLGRY
- the rfbA gene encoding glucose-1-phosphate thymidylyltransferase RfbA — encoded protein: MKGIILAGGSGTRLYPMTYAGNKHLMPLFNKPMIYYSLSVLMLSKIKEVLIISTPEALPAYEKLFGNGDQLGINISYAGQAEPKGLAEAFIIGEEFIGDDSVCLILGDNIVYGSGLTGILEKSYENIENNGGAIVFGQYVNDPHRYGVLEFDKNKKVTKVIEKPENPPSNYAVIGLYYYDNDVINISKSIKPSGRGELEITDVNNVYLDKNKLDVELFPRGIAWFDAGTHESFLDASNYIHAIEKRMSLMVGCIEEIAYKNKWISKKQLLKLAKPLLKTEYGKYLERISNE
- the rfbC gene encoding dTDP-4-dehydrorhamnose 3,5-epimerase, which gives rise to MPFIFKNLKIPEVILIEPKVFPDERGFFLETYKFSDFFDAGITENFVQDNHSKSKYGVLRGLHFQNDPKAQGKLVRCIKGEIFDVAVDLRRNSPKYGKWVGEILSEENKKMLYIPNGFAHGFCVLSSEAEIIYKCTEEYVPGCDAGILWNDETIGIDWPVVDPIISEKDSLLPNLVDSNVNFRYGEE